A portion of the Bombus pascuorum chromosome 8, iyBomPasc1.1, whole genome shotgun sequence genome contains these proteins:
- the LOC132910039 gene encoding hemicentin-2 isoform X2, whose translation MRFVERSGHRWTFLVLLATVAAAQGRVEETQMDTHEGSTVQLQCRFSPPRENVTCFWLTHTNDNHDNAAIDNLALSPQYKVFMNLEEGRYDLQIRNVSYERDNGKYECRVKASGTGHDLHRKFITLTVLRAPGPPTISPTSASATEGQKLELQCNTNGGSPEPEVRWYRGNETAVLHSGRTLSVEPKKEDDRATFRCVIRNRAMRDGETLNATVTLDVNYFPRVTVGPENPLKVEVNGTANLECRVDSKPTVGMVRWWRDGSFVATSFQHTIRRVTVQDAGKYTCQADNGLGKRGESSLLLDVLYPPTVSIEGDPLRIAEVEDTVTVHCNVTANPPPTVIEWLRDSRPDFRQLGSILRLSRVTADHAGNYTCRAVNTIYPSGGERRNYSATARLTVRVRHKPGPARVTPDSPVAVEGSRVILTCMASPAGYPEPRYKWWKEGESGTISMPSENTGPRYEIDSVHLGSEGTYKCHATNEIGNGEAASVNLTVHQPPKILTKLQPHVTRKVGESSFQVSCVAQGKPRPSVRWLKDDQELTADERLYKVTTTASEGHGNVITVNSTLSFLGHARPQTDEIVASDRGKYTCVFVNEVKKVESTMMLKVEHEPIALHQHGKVAYNLRETAEVACKVQAWPKPEFQWSFGTNAASLQGSSSDGHYEISTSSDNYDVYTSVLRITNIRELDYGDYSCRAANAQGSITSTIRLQPKGAPERPINITAMDVGPTHVALLWELGFDGGLPITKYFVSYRRVPGGDEIVAPDCAVPRPPAGQWLELDCRRSNPCNVTSLEQHQTYTFKVKVYNTKNHSDYSDEVTATTAVAKIPAPLRVSYDPESGMLAISVGATCLSLVSSIEKFDGPSSSTDESQWRILDEWPLEVLGSAPTQREGVLDDLESLDTEPRLRVRLCLKADRQKCGEYAEAEIGPSYIAQAGALATPTLIALVVSGAVFLLFAALLLLFCRCRRKHVTKAKDYEMDSNAVRPSLVAGNGQQSQAPPPYYAENKALEHSLDHALAMEDSKTPAYSQPGYGYHQPNHNINGVNMGYMDNSYSNSNNGGSVNSQDSIWQMKSAAANGVGQSYDLAGYATTESDYPTHPHYLPQREDYRESHNLSRQQFCSEPFATVVKSQKHVDSPYDVSGLPYQENYDEDAKPPQQVSLSYDESLESGYSTPNSRGRRIIREIIV comes from the exons CAGCGGCACAGGGTCGCGTCGAGGAAACGCAGATGGACACGCACGAGGGGTCCACCGTACAGCTGCAGTGTCGCTTCTCCCCGCCAAGGGAAAACGTAACTTGTTTCTGGTTGACGCATACCAATGACAATCACGATAACGCAGCGATAGACAATCTCGCGTTATCGCCTCAGTACAAGGTGTTCATGAACCTAGAGGAAGGTCGATACGATCTTCAGATACGAAACGTATCGTACGAAAGGGACAACGGCAAGTACGAGTGCCGTGTGAAGGCGAGCGGCACCGGGCACGACCTGCACCGCAAGTTCATCACTCTGACTGTACTTAGAGCGCCTGGGCCACCGACGATCTCGCCGACCTCGGCGTCCGCCACCGAGGGCCAAAAGCTCGAGTTGCAGTGTAACACGAACGGCGGCAGCCCCGAGCCGGAAGTCAGATGGTACCGCGGCAACGAGACCGCCGTTCTTCACTCCGGCAGAACGTTGTCGGTCGAGCCGAAAAAAGAGGACGACAGAGCGACTTTTCGTTGCGTGATCAGGAACCGGGCTATGCGCGACGGTGAAACGTTGAATGCCACGGTAACCCTTGATGTCAACTACTTTCCGCGGGTTACCGTGGGTCCGGAAAATCCTCTGAAAGTCGAGGTAAATGGAACCGCGAACCTCGAGTGTCGTGTCGACTCGAAACCAACCGTTGGTATGGTACGATGGTGGCGGGACGGAAGTTTCGTGGCCACCAGCTTTCAGCACACCATACGAAGAGTCACCGTCCAAGATGCCGGCAAATACACCTGCCAGGCGGACAACGGACTTGGAAAGAGGGGCGAGAGTTCCCTCTTATTGGACGTTCTTTATCCACCGACCGTCTCGATAGAGGGCGATCCTCTGAGGATCGCCGAGGTCGAGGACACGGTGACCGTGCACTGTAACGTGACTGCAAATCCTCCGCCGACGGTGATCGAGTGGTTGCGTGACAGCCGACCAGATTTTCGACAACTCGGTTCAATTCTTCGGTTGAGCCGCGTCACGGCCGATCACGCCGGAAATTATACCTGTCGGGCGGTGAACACGATCTATCCTTCTGGCGGCGAGAGGCGAAACTACTCAGCCACTGCTCGGTTAACCGTTCGAGTCAGGCACAAACCGGGTCCAGCCAGGGTCACTCCGGACTCGCCGGTTGCCGTCGAGGGGTCCAGAGTTATTCTCACTTGTATGGCAAGTCCAGCTGGTTATCCAGAACCCAGGTACAAATGGTGGAAGGAGGGTGAGTCTGGAACGATATCGATGCCCTCGGAGAACACCGGCCCGAGATACGAGATCGACTCGGTTCACTTGGGCAGCGAGGGAACGTACAAGTGCCATGCCACCAACGAGATAGGCAACGGAGAGGCCGCGTCCGTTAACCTGACCGTACACCAACCGCCCAAGATATTGACCAAGTTGCAACCACACGTTACCAGGAA GGTCGGCGAATCATCGTTTCAAGTGTCCTGCGTGGCGCAGGGCAAACCCCGACCAAGTGTTCGATGGTTGAAGGACGATCAAGAGCTCACCGCGGATGAGAGGCTCTACAAGGTGACTACAACAGCCTCGGAGGGTCACGGGAACGTGATCACCGTGAATTCAACGCTGAGCTTCCTGGGCCATGCCCGACCGCAAACGGACGAGATCGTGGCTAGCGATCGAGGCAAATACACCTGCGTGTTCGTGAACGAGGTCAAGAAGGTCGAGTCGACGATGATGTTGAAGGTGGAACACGAGCCTATCGCTTTGCATCAACACGGCAAAGTCGCGTATAATTTGAGGGAGACGGCCGAGGTGGCGTGCAAAGTCCAAGCTTGGCCGAAACCCGAGTTCCAATGGAGTTTTGGCACCAACGCGGCCAGTTTGCAAGGGTCATCGAGCGACGGTCACTACGAGATTTCCACGAGCAGCGACAACTACGACGTGTACACATCCGTGCTCAGGATAACCAACATCCGAGAGTTGGATTACGGAGATTACAGTTGCAGAGCGGCAAACGCTCAAGGTAGCATCACTTCGACCATTCGACTGCAACCGAAAGGCGCACCGGAGAGACCCATCAACATCACGGCGATGGACGTCGGCCCTACGCACGTAGCTTTGCTCTGGGAGCTCGGTTTCGACGGTGGATTGCCCATCACTAAATACTTCGTCTCTTACAGAAGAGTACCCGGTGGTGATGAAATCGTAGCGCCGGATTGCGCCGTTCCTAGACCACCGGCTGGTCAGTGGCTCGAACTAGACTGTCGTCGATCTAATCCGTGTAACGTGACCAGCCTAGAGCAACATCAGACGTACACGTTCAAGGTTAAAGTGTACAACACGAAGAACCACTCGGATTATTCCGACGAGGTAACAGCAACGACCGCAGTTGCCAAAATTCCGGCGCCGTTGAGAGTTAGCTACGATCCAGAGAGCGGGATGCTGGCCATTAGTGTCGGCGCCACTTGCCTATCGCTGGTGTCGTCGATTGAGAAGTTCGATGGGCCGTCTTCCTCCACGGATGAATCGCAGTGGAGGATTCTCGACGAGTGGCCTCTCGAGGTACTTGGAAGCGCTCCTACTCAAAGGGAGGGTGTCCTGGATGACCTAGAATCTCTCGATACCGAACCTAGACTCAGAGTTAGATTGTGTCTGAAGGCTGATCGGCAAAAATGTGGCGAATACGCGGAGGCTGAAA TTGGTCCTTCGTATATCGCACAAGCTGGAGCTCTTGCAACACCGACATTGATCGCCCTTGTAGTCAGCGGTGCCGTGTTTCTGTTGTTCGCCGCGCTGTTATTGCTCTTTTGTCGGTGTCGGCGAAAACACGTCACCAAGGCGAAGGACTACGAAATGGACTCGAACGC GGTTCGTCCGAGCCTCGTCGCCGGAAACGGACAGCAGAGCCAAGCGCCGCCGCCCTACTACGCGGAGAACAAAGCCCTCGAACACAGTTTGGATCACGCGCTGGCCATGGAGGACTCCAAGACCCCGGCGTACTCGCAACCTGGCTACGGTTACCATCAACCGAACCACAACATCAATG GCGTCAACATGGGCTACATGGACAACAGCTACTCGAACTCGAATAACGGGGGCTCGGTGAACTCGCAAGACTCCATCTGGCAGATGAAGTCGGCGGCCGCGAACGGCGTTGGCCAGTCGTACGACCTGGCGGGCTACGCAACCACCGAGTCGGATTACCCGACCCACCCTCATTACCTCCCACAGAGGGAGGATTACCGGGAGAGCCATAATCTAAGTCGACAGCAGTTTTGCTCGGAACCATTCGCCACCGTCGTAAAGTCTCAAAAACACGTCG ATTCACCGTACGACGTGTCTGGTCTACCTTATCAAGAGAACTACGACGAGGACGCGAAGCCACCTCAGCAGGTCAGCCTATCGTACGACGAGAGTCTCGAATCGGGCTACTCGACTCCGAACAGCCGAGGACGCCGGATTATTCGTGAGATAATCGTTTGA
- the LOC132910039 gene encoding cell adhesion molecule DSCAM isoform X1, with the protein MPRVGKTRAPPSFLGESRCNAELCPPVRMEPRNLRLSLFRSTRTVCGIRFAHRMDRIRLPSTAAIIVVTLLLLHPAAAQGRVEETQMDTHEGSTVQLQCRFSPPRENVTCFWLTHTNDNHDNAAIDNLALSPQYKVFMNLEEGRYDLQIRNVSYERDNGKYECRVKASGTGHDLHRKFITLTVLRAPGPPTISPTSASATEGQKLELQCNTNGGSPEPEVRWYRGNETAVLHSGRTLSVEPKKEDDRATFRCVIRNRAMRDGETLNATVTLDVNYFPRVTVGPENPLKVEVNGTANLECRVDSKPTVGMVRWWRDGSFVATSFQHTIRRVTVQDAGKYTCQADNGLGKRGESSLLLDVLYPPTVSIEGDPLRIAEVEDTVTVHCNVTANPPPTVIEWLRDSRPDFRQLGSILRLSRVTADHAGNYTCRAVNTIYPSGGERRNYSATARLTVRVRHKPGPARVTPDSPVAVEGSRVILTCMASPAGYPEPRYKWWKEGESGTISMPSENTGPRYEIDSVHLGSEGTYKCHATNEIGNGEAASVNLTVHQPPKILTKLQPHVTRKVGESSFQVSCVAQGKPRPSVRWLKDDQELTADERLYKVTTTASEGHGNVITVNSTLSFLGHARPQTDEIVASDRGKYTCVFVNEVKKVESTMMLKVEHEPIALHQHGKVAYNLRETAEVACKVQAWPKPEFQWSFGTNAASLQGSSSDGHYEISTSSDNYDVYTSVLRITNIRELDYGDYSCRAANAQGSITSTIRLQPKGAPERPINITAMDVGPTHVALLWELGFDGGLPITKYFVSYRRVPGGDEIVAPDCAVPRPPAGQWLELDCRRSNPCNVTSLEQHQTYTFKVKVYNTKNHSDYSDEVTATTAVAKIPAPLRVSYDPESGMLAISVGATCLSLVSSIEKFDGPSSSTDESQWRILDEWPLEVLGSAPTQREGVLDDLESLDTEPRLRVRLCLKADRQKCGEYAEAEIGPSYIAQAGALATPTLIALVVSGAVFLLFAALLLLFCRCRRKHVTKAKDYEMDSNAVRPSLVAGNGQQSQAPPPYYAENKALEHSLDHALAMEDSKTPAYSQPGYGYHQPNHNINGVNMGYMDNSYSNSNNGGSVNSQDSIWQMKSAAANGVGQSYDLAGYATTESDYPTHPHYLPQREDYRESHNLSRQQFCSEPFATVVKSQKHVDSPYDVSGLPYQENYDEDAKPPQQVSLSYDESLESGYSTPNSRGRRIIREIIV; encoded by the exons ATGCCGCGTGTTGGCAAAACTCGCGCACCGCCGTCGTTTCTCGGTGAAAGTCGCTGCAACGCGGAACTCTGTCCTCCAGTGCGAATGGAGCCGCGCAATTTGCGTCTCTCGTTGTTCCGTTCCACTCGAACCGTTTGTGGAATTCGTTTTGCCCATAGAATGGATAGGATTCGATTGCCGAGCACCGCGGCAATTATCGTCGTTACCTTGCTGCTCCTGCATCCCG CAGCGGCACAGGGTCGCGTCGAGGAAACGCAGATGGACACGCACGAGGGGTCCACCGTACAGCTGCAGTGTCGCTTCTCCCCGCCAAGGGAAAACGTAACTTGTTTCTGGTTGACGCATACCAATGACAATCACGATAACGCAGCGATAGACAATCTCGCGTTATCGCCTCAGTACAAGGTGTTCATGAACCTAGAGGAAGGTCGATACGATCTTCAGATACGAAACGTATCGTACGAAAGGGACAACGGCAAGTACGAGTGCCGTGTGAAGGCGAGCGGCACCGGGCACGACCTGCACCGCAAGTTCATCACTCTGACTGTACTTAGAGCGCCTGGGCCACCGACGATCTCGCCGACCTCGGCGTCCGCCACCGAGGGCCAAAAGCTCGAGTTGCAGTGTAACACGAACGGCGGCAGCCCCGAGCCGGAAGTCAGATGGTACCGCGGCAACGAGACCGCCGTTCTTCACTCCGGCAGAACGTTGTCGGTCGAGCCGAAAAAAGAGGACGACAGAGCGACTTTTCGTTGCGTGATCAGGAACCGGGCTATGCGCGACGGTGAAACGTTGAATGCCACGGTAACCCTTGATGTCAACTACTTTCCGCGGGTTACCGTGGGTCCGGAAAATCCTCTGAAAGTCGAGGTAAATGGAACCGCGAACCTCGAGTGTCGTGTCGACTCGAAACCAACCGTTGGTATGGTACGATGGTGGCGGGACGGAAGTTTCGTGGCCACCAGCTTTCAGCACACCATACGAAGAGTCACCGTCCAAGATGCCGGCAAATACACCTGCCAGGCGGACAACGGACTTGGAAAGAGGGGCGAGAGTTCCCTCTTATTGGACGTTCTTTATCCACCGACCGTCTCGATAGAGGGCGATCCTCTGAGGATCGCCGAGGTCGAGGACACGGTGACCGTGCACTGTAACGTGACTGCAAATCCTCCGCCGACGGTGATCGAGTGGTTGCGTGACAGCCGACCAGATTTTCGACAACTCGGTTCAATTCTTCGGTTGAGCCGCGTCACGGCCGATCACGCCGGAAATTATACCTGTCGGGCGGTGAACACGATCTATCCTTCTGGCGGCGAGAGGCGAAACTACTCAGCCACTGCTCGGTTAACCGTTCGAGTCAGGCACAAACCGGGTCCAGCCAGGGTCACTCCGGACTCGCCGGTTGCCGTCGAGGGGTCCAGAGTTATTCTCACTTGTATGGCAAGTCCAGCTGGTTATCCAGAACCCAGGTACAAATGGTGGAAGGAGGGTGAGTCTGGAACGATATCGATGCCCTCGGAGAACACCGGCCCGAGATACGAGATCGACTCGGTTCACTTGGGCAGCGAGGGAACGTACAAGTGCCATGCCACCAACGAGATAGGCAACGGAGAGGCCGCGTCCGTTAACCTGACCGTACACCAACCGCCCAAGATATTGACCAAGTTGCAACCACACGTTACCAGGAA GGTCGGCGAATCATCGTTTCAAGTGTCCTGCGTGGCGCAGGGCAAACCCCGACCAAGTGTTCGATGGTTGAAGGACGATCAAGAGCTCACCGCGGATGAGAGGCTCTACAAGGTGACTACAACAGCCTCGGAGGGTCACGGGAACGTGATCACCGTGAATTCAACGCTGAGCTTCCTGGGCCATGCCCGACCGCAAACGGACGAGATCGTGGCTAGCGATCGAGGCAAATACACCTGCGTGTTCGTGAACGAGGTCAAGAAGGTCGAGTCGACGATGATGTTGAAGGTGGAACACGAGCCTATCGCTTTGCATCAACACGGCAAAGTCGCGTATAATTTGAGGGAGACGGCCGAGGTGGCGTGCAAAGTCCAAGCTTGGCCGAAACCCGAGTTCCAATGGAGTTTTGGCACCAACGCGGCCAGTTTGCAAGGGTCATCGAGCGACGGTCACTACGAGATTTCCACGAGCAGCGACAACTACGACGTGTACACATCCGTGCTCAGGATAACCAACATCCGAGAGTTGGATTACGGAGATTACAGTTGCAGAGCGGCAAACGCTCAAGGTAGCATCACTTCGACCATTCGACTGCAACCGAAAGGCGCACCGGAGAGACCCATCAACATCACGGCGATGGACGTCGGCCCTACGCACGTAGCTTTGCTCTGGGAGCTCGGTTTCGACGGTGGATTGCCCATCACTAAATACTTCGTCTCTTACAGAAGAGTACCCGGTGGTGATGAAATCGTAGCGCCGGATTGCGCCGTTCCTAGACCACCGGCTGGTCAGTGGCTCGAACTAGACTGTCGTCGATCTAATCCGTGTAACGTGACCAGCCTAGAGCAACATCAGACGTACACGTTCAAGGTTAAAGTGTACAACACGAAGAACCACTCGGATTATTCCGACGAGGTAACAGCAACGACCGCAGTTGCCAAAATTCCGGCGCCGTTGAGAGTTAGCTACGATCCAGAGAGCGGGATGCTGGCCATTAGTGTCGGCGCCACTTGCCTATCGCTGGTGTCGTCGATTGAGAAGTTCGATGGGCCGTCTTCCTCCACGGATGAATCGCAGTGGAGGATTCTCGACGAGTGGCCTCTCGAGGTACTTGGAAGCGCTCCTACTCAAAGGGAGGGTGTCCTGGATGACCTAGAATCTCTCGATACCGAACCTAGACTCAGAGTTAGATTGTGTCTGAAGGCTGATCGGCAAAAATGTGGCGAATACGCGGAGGCTGAAA TTGGTCCTTCGTATATCGCACAAGCTGGAGCTCTTGCAACACCGACATTGATCGCCCTTGTAGTCAGCGGTGCCGTGTTTCTGTTGTTCGCCGCGCTGTTATTGCTCTTTTGTCGGTGTCGGCGAAAACACGTCACCAAGGCGAAGGACTACGAAATGGACTCGAACGC GGTTCGTCCGAGCCTCGTCGCCGGAAACGGACAGCAGAGCCAAGCGCCGCCGCCCTACTACGCGGAGAACAAAGCCCTCGAACACAGTTTGGATCACGCGCTGGCCATGGAGGACTCCAAGACCCCGGCGTACTCGCAACCTGGCTACGGTTACCATCAACCGAACCACAACATCAATG GCGTCAACATGGGCTACATGGACAACAGCTACTCGAACTCGAATAACGGGGGCTCGGTGAACTCGCAAGACTCCATCTGGCAGATGAAGTCGGCGGCCGCGAACGGCGTTGGCCAGTCGTACGACCTGGCGGGCTACGCAACCACCGAGTCGGATTACCCGACCCACCCTCATTACCTCCCACAGAGGGAGGATTACCGGGAGAGCCATAATCTAAGTCGACAGCAGTTTTGCTCGGAACCATTCGCCACCGTCGTAAAGTCTCAAAAACACGTCG ATTCACCGTACGACGTGTCTGGTCTACCTTATCAAGAGAACTACGACGAGGACGCGAAGCCACCTCAGCAGGTCAGCCTATCGTACGACGAGAGTCTCGAATCGGGCTACTCGACTCCGAACAGCCGAGGACGCCGGATTATTCGTGAGATAATCGTTTGA
- the LOC132910039 gene encoding hemicentin-1 isoform X3 has translation MDTHEGSTVQLQCRFSPPRENVTCFWLTHTNDNHDNAAIDNLALSPQYKVFMNLEEGRYDLQIRNVSYERDNGKYECRVKASGTGHDLHRKFITLTVLRAPGPPTISPTSASATEGQKLELQCNTNGGSPEPEVRWYRGNETAVLHSGRTLSVEPKKEDDRATFRCVIRNRAMRDGETLNATVTLDVNYFPRVTVGPENPLKVEVNGTANLECRVDSKPTVGMVRWWRDGSFVATSFQHTIRRVTVQDAGKYTCQADNGLGKRGESSLLLDVLYPPTVSIEGDPLRIAEVEDTVTVHCNVTANPPPTVIEWLRDSRPDFRQLGSILRLSRVTADHAGNYTCRAVNTIYPSGGERRNYSATARLTVRVRHKPGPARVTPDSPVAVEGSRVILTCMASPAGYPEPRYKWWKEGESGTISMPSENTGPRYEIDSVHLGSEGTYKCHATNEIGNGEAASVNLTVHQPPKILTKLQPHVTRKVGESSFQVSCVAQGKPRPSVRWLKDDQELTADERLYKVTTTASEGHGNVITVNSTLSFLGHARPQTDEIVASDRGKYTCVFVNEVKKVESTMMLKVEHEPIALHQHGKVAYNLRETAEVACKVQAWPKPEFQWSFGTNAASLQGSSSDGHYEISTSSDNYDVYTSVLRITNIRELDYGDYSCRAANAQGSITSTIRLQPKGAPERPINITAMDVGPTHVALLWELGFDGGLPITKYFVSYRRVPGGDEIVAPDCAVPRPPAGQWLELDCRRSNPCNVTSLEQHQTYTFKVKVYNTKNHSDYSDEVTATTAVAKIPAPLRVSYDPESGMLAISVGATCLSLVSSIEKFDGPSSSTDESQWRILDEWPLEVLGSAPTQREGVLDDLESLDTEPRLRVRLCLKADRQKCGEYAEAEIGPSYIAQAGALATPTLIALVVSGAVFLLFAALLLLFCRCRRKHVTKAKDYEMDSNAVRPSLVAGNGQQSQAPPPYYAENKALEHSLDHALAMEDSKTPAYSQPGYGYHQPNHNINGVNMGYMDNSYSNSNNGGSVNSQDSIWQMKSAAANGVGQSYDLAGYATTESDYPTHPHYLPQREDYRESHNLSRQQFCSEPFATVVKSQKHVDSPYDVSGLPYQENYDEDAKPPQQVSLSYDESLESGYSTPNSRGRRIIREIIV, from the exons ATGGACACGCACGAGGGGTCCACCGTACAGCTGCAGTGTCGCTTCTCCCCGCCAAGGGAAAACGTAACTTGTTTCTGGTTGACGCATACCAATGACAATCACGATAACGCAGCGATAGACAATCTCGCGTTATCGCCTCAGTACAAGGTGTTCATGAACCTAGAGGAAGGTCGATACGATCTTCAGATACGAAACGTATCGTACGAAAGGGACAACGGCAAGTACGAGTGCCGTGTGAAGGCGAGCGGCACCGGGCACGACCTGCACCGCAAGTTCATCACTCTGACTGTACTTAGAGCGCCTGGGCCACCGACGATCTCGCCGACCTCGGCGTCCGCCACCGAGGGCCAAAAGCTCGAGTTGCAGTGTAACACGAACGGCGGCAGCCCCGAGCCGGAAGTCAGATGGTACCGCGGCAACGAGACCGCCGTTCTTCACTCCGGCAGAACGTTGTCGGTCGAGCCGAAAAAAGAGGACGACAGAGCGACTTTTCGTTGCGTGATCAGGAACCGGGCTATGCGCGACGGTGAAACGTTGAATGCCACGGTAACCCTTGATGTCAACTACTTTCCGCGGGTTACCGTGGGTCCGGAAAATCCTCTGAAAGTCGAGGTAAATGGAACCGCGAACCTCGAGTGTCGTGTCGACTCGAAACCAACCGTTGGTATGGTACGATGGTGGCGGGACGGAAGTTTCGTGGCCACCAGCTTTCAGCACACCATACGAAGAGTCACCGTCCAAGATGCCGGCAAATACACCTGCCAGGCGGACAACGGACTTGGAAAGAGGGGCGAGAGTTCCCTCTTATTGGACGTTCTTTATCCACCGACCGTCTCGATAGAGGGCGATCCTCTGAGGATCGCCGAGGTCGAGGACACGGTGACCGTGCACTGTAACGTGACTGCAAATCCTCCGCCGACGGTGATCGAGTGGTTGCGTGACAGCCGACCAGATTTTCGACAACTCGGTTCAATTCTTCGGTTGAGCCGCGTCACGGCCGATCACGCCGGAAATTATACCTGTCGGGCGGTGAACACGATCTATCCTTCTGGCGGCGAGAGGCGAAACTACTCAGCCACTGCTCGGTTAACCGTTCGAGTCAGGCACAAACCGGGTCCAGCCAGGGTCACTCCGGACTCGCCGGTTGCCGTCGAGGGGTCCAGAGTTATTCTCACTTGTATGGCAAGTCCAGCTGGTTATCCAGAACCCAGGTACAAATGGTGGAAGGAGGGTGAGTCTGGAACGATATCGATGCCCTCGGAGAACACCGGCCCGAGATACGAGATCGACTCGGTTCACTTGGGCAGCGAGGGAACGTACAAGTGCCATGCCACCAACGAGATAGGCAACGGAGAGGCCGCGTCCGTTAACCTGACCGTACACCAACCGCCCAAGATATTGACCAAGTTGCAACCACACGTTACCAGGAA GGTCGGCGAATCATCGTTTCAAGTGTCCTGCGTGGCGCAGGGCAAACCCCGACCAAGTGTTCGATGGTTGAAGGACGATCAAGAGCTCACCGCGGATGAGAGGCTCTACAAGGTGACTACAACAGCCTCGGAGGGTCACGGGAACGTGATCACCGTGAATTCAACGCTGAGCTTCCTGGGCCATGCCCGACCGCAAACGGACGAGATCGTGGCTAGCGATCGAGGCAAATACACCTGCGTGTTCGTGAACGAGGTCAAGAAGGTCGAGTCGACGATGATGTTGAAGGTGGAACACGAGCCTATCGCTTTGCATCAACACGGCAAAGTCGCGTATAATTTGAGGGAGACGGCCGAGGTGGCGTGCAAAGTCCAAGCTTGGCCGAAACCCGAGTTCCAATGGAGTTTTGGCACCAACGCGGCCAGTTTGCAAGGGTCATCGAGCGACGGTCACTACGAGATTTCCACGAGCAGCGACAACTACGACGTGTACACATCCGTGCTCAGGATAACCAACATCCGAGAGTTGGATTACGGAGATTACAGTTGCAGAGCGGCAAACGCTCAAGGTAGCATCACTTCGACCATTCGACTGCAACCGAAAGGCGCACCGGAGAGACCCATCAACATCACGGCGATGGACGTCGGCCCTACGCACGTAGCTTTGCTCTGGGAGCTCGGTTTCGACGGTGGATTGCCCATCACTAAATACTTCGTCTCTTACAGAAGAGTACCCGGTGGTGATGAAATCGTAGCGCCGGATTGCGCCGTTCCTAGACCACCGGCTGGTCAGTGGCTCGAACTAGACTGTCGTCGATCTAATCCGTGTAACGTGACCAGCCTAGAGCAACATCAGACGTACACGTTCAAGGTTAAAGTGTACAACACGAAGAACCACTCGGATTATTCCGACGAGGTAACAGCAACGACCGCAGTTGCCAAAATTCCGGCGCCGTTGAGAGTTAGCTACGATCCAGAGAGCGGGATGCTGGCCATTAGTGTCGGCGCCACTTGCCTATCGCTGGTGTCGTCGATTGAGAAGTTCGATGGGCCGTCTTCCTCCACGGATGAATCGCAGTGGAGGATTCTCGACGAGTGGCCTCTCGAGGTACTTGGAAGCGCTCCTACTCAAAGGGAGGGTGTCCTGGATGACCTAGAATCTCTCGATACCGAACCTAGACTCAGAGTTAGATTGTGTCTGAAGGCTGATCGGCAAAAATGTGGCGAATACGCGGAGGCTGAAA TTGGTCCTTCGTATATCGCACAAGCTGGAGCTCTTGCAACACCGACATTGATCGCCCTTGTAGTCAGCGGTGCCGTGTTTCTGTTGTTCGCCGCGCTGTTATTGCTCTTTTGTCGGTGTCGGCGAAAACACGTCACCAAGGCGAAGGACTACGAAATGGACTCGAACGC GGTTCGTCCGAGCCTCGTCGCCGGAAACGGACAGCAGAGCCAAGCGCCGCCGCCCTACTACGCGGAGAACAAAGCCCTCGAACACAGTTTGGATCACGCGCTGGCCATGGAGGACTCCAAGACCCCGGCGTACTCGCAACCTGGCTACGGTTACCATCAACCGAACCACAACATCAATG GCGTCAACATGGGCTACATGGACAACAGCTACTCGAACTCGAATAACGGGGGCTCGGTGAACTCGCAAGACTCCATCTGGCAGATGAAGTCGGCGGCCGCGAACGGCGTTGGCCAGTCGTACGACCTGGCGGGCTACGCAACCACCGAGTCGGATTACCCGACCCACCCTCATTACCTCCCACAGAGGGAGGATTACCGGGAGAGCCATAATCTAAGTCGACAGCAGTTTTGCTCGGAACCATTCGCCACCGTCGTAAAGTCTCAAAAACACGTCG ATTCACCGTACGACGTGTCTGGTCTACCTTATCAAGAGAACTACGACGAGGACGCGAAGCCACCTCAGCAGGTCAGCCTATCGTACGACGAGAGTCTCGAATCGGGCTACTCGACTCCGAACAGCCGAGGACGCCGGATTATTCGTGAGATAATCGTTTGA